A region of Eschrichtius robustus isolate mEscRob2 chromosome 19, mEscRob2.pri, whole genome shotgun sequence DNA encodes the following proteins:
- the B9D2 gene encoding B9 domain-containing protein 2, translated as MAEVHVIGQIMGATGFSESSLFCKWGIHTGAAWKLLSGVREGQTQVDTPQIGDMAYWSHPIDLHFATKGLQGWPRLHLQVWSQDSFGRCQLAGYGFCHVPSSPGTHQLDCPTWRPLGSWREQLARAFVGGGPQLLHGDAIYSGADRYRLHTAAGGTVHLELGLLLRHFDRYGVEC; from the exons ATGGCTGAGGTGCACGTGATTGGGCAGATCATGGGGGCCACCGGTTTCTCGGAGAGTAGCCTCTTCTGCAAGTGGGGCATCCACACAG GGGCAGCATGGAAGCTCCTGTCAGGCGTGCGGGAGGGCCAAACACAGGTGGACACCCCCCAGATAGGGGACATGGCCTACTGGTCCCATCCCATCGACCTGCACTTCGCCACCAAAGGCCTACAAG GTTGGCCCCGACTCCATCTCCAGGTATGGTCCCAGGACAGCTTCGGCCGCTGCCAGCTTGCAGGCTACGGCTTCTGCCATGTGCCCAGCAGTCCAGGCACCCACCAGCTGGACTGCCCCACATGGCGGCCCCTAGGCAGCTGGCGGGAGCAGCTGGCAAGGGCCTTCGTGGGTGGCGGGCCTCAGCTGCTGCATGGAGATGCCATCTACAGTGGGGCTGACCGCTATCGCCTGCACACTGCCGCCGGTGGCACCGTGCACCTTGAGCTGGGCCTGCTGCTGCGCCACTTCGATCGCTATGGCGTCGAATGCTGA